GGGCGGCGCGAACCTGCCGAACCAGGACGAGGTGTTTCCCGATCGCGACCACTTCGGCCGCATCTTCTACAACCAGGCGAACCTGTCCGCGCAGGGCATTCCGCAGATCGCCGTGGTGATGGGTTCGTGCACGGCCGGCGGCGCATACGTGCCGGCGATGAGCGACGAGTCGATCATCGTGAAGAACCAGGGGACCATCTTCCTCGGCGGGCCGCCGCTCGTGAAGGCGGCGACCGGCGAGGAAGTGAGCGCGGAAGACCTCGGCGGCGGCGACGTGCATACGCGCCTGTCGGGCGTCGCGGATCATCTCGCGCAGAACGACGCGCATGCGCTTTCGATCGCGCGCAGCATCGTCGGCAACCTCAATCGCGCGAAAACGCCGCCGCTCGCGCTGCGCGACCCGCTGCCGCCGCGCTACGACGCCGGGAGCCTGTACGGCGTGATTCCGGCCGACACGCGCAAGCCGTTCGACGTGCGCGAGGTGATCGCGCGGATCGTCGACGACTCCGCGTTCGACGAGTTCAAGGCGCGCTACGGCACGACGCTCGTCACCGGCTTCGCGCATATCTGGGGGCATCCGGTCGGGATCGTCGCGAACAACGGCATCCTGTTTTCCGAGTCCGCGCTGAAGGGCGCGCACTTCATCGAACTGTGCTGCCAGCGCAAGATCCCGCTCGTGTTCCTGCAGAACATCACCGGCTTCATGGTCGGCCGCAAGTATGAGAACGAAGGGATCGCGCGCAACGGCGCGAAGATGGTCACGGCCGTGGCGACGGCGAAGGTGCCGAAGTTCACGGTCATCATCGGCGGCTCGTTCGGCGCGGGCAACTACGGGATGTGCGGGCGCGCATACTCGCCGCGCTTCCTGTGGATGTGGCCGAACGCGCGCATTTCGGTGATGGGCGGCGAGCAGGCCGCGTCGGTGCTCGCGACGGTGAAGCGCGACGGCATCGAGGCGAAGGGCGGCGCGTGGTCCGCCGACGAGGAAGCCGCGTTCAAGCAGCCGATCCGCGACCAGTACGAGCGCCAGGGGCATCCGTATTACGCGAGCGCGCGGTTGTGGGACGACGGCGTGATCGATCCGGCGCAGACCCGCGACGTGCTGGGTCTCGGCCTGTCCGCGACGATGAATGCGCCGATCGAGGACACGCGCTTCGGCGTGTTCCGCATGTAACGCGGTCCGTGCGAGGAGATTCGAACATGCACTACGACACGCTCACCGTGGCCGTTGCCGGCCATGTCGCGACGGTCACGCTGAATCGCCCGGACGTGCGCAACGCGTTCAACGAAACGATGATCGCGGAACTGACCGCCGCGTTCGACGCGTTGAGCACGCGCGACGACGTGCGCGCGGTGGTGCTCGCGGCGAACGGCAAGGCGTTCTGCGCGGGCGCGGACCTGAACTGGATGAAGAAGATGGCTGGCTACTCGGACGACGAGAACCGCGCGGACGCGATGCGGCTCGCGCGGATGCTGTCGGCCGTCTATCGCTGCACGAAGCCGGTTGTCGCGCGCGTGCACGGCGACGCCTACGCGGGCGGAATGGGCCTCGTGTGCGCGGCCGACGTCGTCGTCGCGGCGGACAGCGCGCACTTCTGCCTGTCCGAGGCGCGGCTCGGGCTGATGCCCGCGACCATCGCGCCTTATGTGATCCGCGCGCTGGGCGAGCAGGCGTCGCGCCGCTACTTCGTGACGGCCGAGGCGTTCGACTGCGCGACGGCGGAACGGCTCGGCCTCGTTAGCGAGCGCGTGAGCGCCGATCAACTGGATGCGACCGTGCAGCGGATCGCGGACGCGCTGTGCGCGAACAGCCCGAACGCAGTGCGCGAATGCAAGCGGCTCGTGCAGGACGTCGCCGGCCGCACGATCGACGCCGCGTTGATCGAGGACACCGCGAACCGCATCGCAAACATCCGCGCGAGCGACGAAGGCCGCGAAGGCGTGGGCTCGTTCCTCGACAAACGCACGCCGTCGTGGCGCGCCTGAGCGCGCCGCACAACAGCGAGAACCGACAATGTTCGACAAGATCCTGATCGCCAACCGCGGCGAGATTGCGTGCCGCGTCGCGGCGACCTGCCGGTGGCTCGGCGTGAAGAGCGTCGCCGTCTATTCGGACGCCGACGCGAACGCGAAGCACGTCGCCGCGTGCGACGAGGCCGTGCATATCGGCGGCGCGAGCGCGGCCGACAGTTATCTGCGCATCGAGCGCATCATCGACGCCGCGCGCGCGACTGGCGCGCAGGCGATCCATCCGGGTTACGGCTTTCTGTCCGAGAACGAGGACTTCGCGCACGCGTGCGACGAGGCGGGCATCGTGTTCATCGGGCCGCCGGTGTCCGCGATTGCCGCGATGGGCTCGAAGGCCGCCGCCAAGGCGCTGATGCACGCGGCGGCGGTGCCGCTCGTGCCGGGCTATCACGGCGACGACCAGGACCCGGCGCTGCTGCAACGCGAGGCGGATCGCATCGGTTATCCGGTGCTGCTGAAGGCGAGCGCGGGCGGCGGCGGCAAGGGGATGCGCGTGGTCGAGCGCAGCGGCGACTTCGCGGCGGCGCTCGCGTCGTGCAAGCGCGAGGCCGCGAGCAGCTTCGGCAACGACCGCGTGTTGATCGAGAAGTACCTGACGCGGCCGCGCCACGTCGAAGTGCAGGTGTTCGCGGATAAACACGGCGGCGCGGTGTATCTGTTCGACCGCGACTGCTCGGTGCAGCGGCGTCACCAGAAGGTGCTGGAGGAAGCGCCCGCGCCGGGCCTCGCCGGCGAAGTGCGGCGCGCGATGGGCGAGGCGGCGGTGGCCGCCGCGCGCGCGGTCGATTACGTCGGCGCGGGCACCGTCGAGTTCATCATGACCGGCGCGGACTTCTACTTCATGGAGATGAACACGCGCCTTCAGGTCGAGCATCCGGTGACCGAGATGGTGACCGGGCTCGATCTGGTCGAGTGGCAGTTGCGCGTCGCGGGCGGCGAGCCGCTGCCGCTTGCGCAGGCTGATCTGAAGGTGAACGGCCACGCGCTCGAAGCGCGGATTTATGCGGAGAGTCCGGCGCGCGGATTCCTGCCGTCCACCGGCACGCTGAAGCATCTGCGGATGCCGGAAGGCGTCGAGTTCGCGACCGGCGCATCGGTGCGGATCGACAGCGGCGTGCGCGAGGGCGATACGATCACGCCGTTCTACGACCCGATGATCGCGAAGCTGATCGTGCACGGCGCGACGCGCGCCGACGCGCTCGCGACGATGCAGCGCGCGCTGGAGGCGTGCGAGATCGTCGGGCCGCAGACCAACGTCGAATTCCTGCAACGGCTCGTGACGAGCGAGCCGTTCGCGACCGCCGATCTGGACACGGGTTTGATCGAGCGTCATCACGACGCGTTGTTCGCGCCGCGTGACAAGCCGCTGCGCGAGGCGCTCGCGCTGGCGTGCGCGGCGCTGCTGCGGCGCGAACGCGGCGCGGCGCGCGGCGCATCGCCGTGGGACGGCCTCGCGCACTGGCGTCTGAACGGCGGTTATACGCAGTCGTTCGTCTGGCGCGATCTCGACGGCGACGCGCTGCTGTCGGCGCGGTTCGCGCACGACGGCCGCGCGCAGACGCTTGCGAGCGGGGCAGCCGACGCGGAGCCGTTCGCGTGGTGGTTGGGCGGCGGCGAACGCGAATACGGCGTGACGCTCGGCAACTCGCGCGTCACGGGCCGCGTGTTCATCGACGGCGACGTGTTCCATGTGTTTTGCCTCGGCGCGGCATTCGCGTTCGAATGGCAGGACCTGCTGGCGCATGCGGCGGATGCGGAGCATGGCGAAGGACGGCTGACCGCGCCGATGCCGGGCAAGGTGATCGCGGTGCTGGTCAAACCGGGCGCGGTGGTCGAGAAAGGCGCGCCGCTGATCGTGATGGAAGCGATGAAGATGGAACACACGATCGGCGCGCCGTCGGCGGGCAAGGTGACCGAGGTGCTGTACGCGGTCGGCGATCAGGTCGCGGACGGCGCGCAGTTGCTGGTGCTCGAAGCGGAGTGATCGTTGCGCCTCTCGCGGGCGCGGGGGCGTGAAGGTGTGCGTCTTTCGACGACGTTCGCGAAGCGGGCACGGTGGTTTGCGGTGGCTTGTATCCGGCCGGCCTCGATGCCGCGTGCGGCATCGCAGGACGGCGCGGTTCAATGCGTCGGCGTTCGCACGTGCGGCAGGCAATAAAGCAGGCAATAAACGCGGACGGCGTGCCGCGGAAATGCCGGGTGGCTTTATCGTGAAGTCTGCGTGCCGGTACCGCGATCCGGCGAACGTTTCCGCGAACGCGGGCTTCGCGCGAATGCCCGGCTACCGTACCGCGTCCCGAAGTCGCGACAGGGGCGCGCTCTTCACGCGTTCCGTATGCACCGGATGCCCGGTGCGCTGCCGCTGTCCGCTACTGCCTCACGACGCGCGCGCAACCTTGCACGCGTGATCGAGCAGCCCTTCGGCGGTGCCGCTGCCGCCATCGACGTCGAGCCCGCTATGGACGATCAGCCAGCCGTCATGCGCGGCGTCCGGACCCGCGCCGGTCACGAGGATCGTCTGGTCGCTCATCTGCTGCTGCGGGCCGAGGCTGCGCTGGACGACGCGGAACGGATTGCTTCGATCGACGAGGCTCGTCACGCGCATCACGCGGTAGTGCTGGCCGTCGAGCGTGACCGGACGCCACGTATCCGGCGGGTCGCCGCGATGCGGCGCGAACGCATCGGTGACGTCCGCGCGCATGCAGTCGATATGGATGTGCAACTGGTTCTGCGAGCGCCGCCGCGCCGAGTTGATCTCCAGCCCCAACTGGTTCGCGGCGAGCGAGGTCTTCAGCCGCGCCTCGACGTGCCGGCCCGCGTCCCACGCGAACTGCCAGTATTCGGGCGAGCCGCCGTACAGGATCTCCGGGCTTTCGATGCCGCCGACGCGGTCGGTCGGAATCAGCAGATATTGCGCGCGGCCGTTCAGGTCCTTCAGCACCGCATAACGGCGCGTGAAATCGACGGTCGTGCAGGGCGCCGGGTTGTTCGTGTTGCGCTGGTTCGGCACGCACTGGCCGCCCACCACTTTCCACAGGCCGTCCGAATCGACGGTGGACAGGCGGGCGCAGCCGCCCGATGCGAGGAGCACCGCGACGAACGCGGCGAACAGCGTGGTTCTGGCGAGAGTCAGATAGCGCATCGGCGCGGGATTCCTCGAACGGCAACAGCGATGAAAGGGCCGCGCCGCGTCGCGCCGGCGGCCCGGCGTTATCTGCGGTGCGGATGGAACGTCAGCGGCCGGTCGTCCGGACGCGCGGCGGAGGACGGCGGCCGGCAACTGCCGCATGCCCCGCGGCCGTCGCCGCACGCGTCGCGATCGCCATGAGCGCCGGCCGTTTCGCCCGGTTGCAGCGCGCGTCCGATGCGGTTCAGGACGGCTGCGCGCCCGGTTTCAGCAACTCGCGCGCGATGGCGTTCCGCCTGCGTTTCGTCAGCTTCGGCGCGAGCCGCCGCGCCGTATGGACCGCGCTCGCCGCCACCAGCAGCGCGATCACCGCATATTGCGCGACGAGTCCTACGCTCATGTGAAATGCCTCGCGACCTGATCCGTGACGAGCGCCGCGACGTACGCTACCACGAACCTATAACCGAACGAGATCGCGACGTTGCGCCACGGACGCGTCTCGCGGCGGATCACCGCGAGCGTGGACATGCACTGCGGCGCGAACGCGAACCACACCCTCAGCGACAGCGCGCTCGCCAGCGGGAAATTCGACGCGAGCGTATGGCCGGGACCGGCGATGTCCGCTTCGTCGCCCGCTACCGAATAGACGGTCGCGAGCGCGGCGACGGCCGTTTCGCGCGCGGCGAACGCGGGGATCGGCGCGAGGCTGATCTGCCAGTCGAAGCCGAGCGGCGCGATCGGATCGGACGCATGCGTGTCCGCGACGGTCTGGACGACGGCGGCGCTTCCTTTGGGCAGATCGGTGAGGTGCATTGCTGAAGGCGGATTGAAACGCGAGCGGTTCTCACTGTAAGCCGCCGCCCCTCCGCAGAACGGTAACGGACCGTGTGTCGCGATCCCCGTGCGGACGGTGGATTCGCGATGGCGCGAGCATTTGCTGCGGCTTTGGGCATACAGCCGAACGTCTAGCCGCGGCTACAGCGCCGGCGCTCGCAGCGTGCCGAGAATCTGCTCGAACGCGAGGCCGATCGCGAGCAGCCGGCGGTCGCTGCCCGCCGGTCCGTCGAGTTCGAGGCCGACCGGCAGGCGGCCGTCCGCGAGCCCGGCCGGCAGCGACAGCCCCGGAATTCCCGCATTGCTCGCCGGGTCGGTGTTGCGCAGATACGCGTCCATCTCGTCGATCGGCGCGCCGCCGTCGATCGACACGCGCGACGAGCCGTTCAGGTCGTCGATCGGCACCGCGACGAGACGTGTCGTCGGGAACAGCAGCGCATCGAGGCCCGCGCTCGCGAAGGTCTGTGCGTACATCTGCTGCAGGCGCGGACGCCACACGGTAAGCGCGGTTTCATAGTCGCCGCCGAACGCGTCCGCGAGGATCGCGTCGTAGGCCGCGCGCACGTCCGGGCTCGCGATCCGCGCGGCGACGTCGGCGACGGTCTGCACCGGCGCGTGATTCGCGACGAGCCATTCGAGCAGATCGTCGATCGGCTCGTGCAGCGCGAGCGTGCGGCTCACGCGTTCGTTCAGCACCAGCAGCTCGGGCATCCTGACCGGCACGAACGTGACGCCGGCC
The Paraburkholderia caballeronis genome window above contains:
- a CDS encoding DUF6587 family protein, with amino-acid sequence MSVGLVAQYAVIALLVAASAVHTARRLAPKLTKRRRNAIARELLKPGAQPS
- a CDS encoding CDP-diacylglycerol diphosphatase gives rise to the protein MRYLTLARTTLFAAFVAVLLASGGCARLSTVDSDGLWKVVGGQCVPNQRNTNNPAPCTTVDFTRRYAVLKDLNGRAQYLLIPTDRVGGIESPEILYGGSPEYWQFAWDAGRHVEARLKTSLAANQLGLEINSARRRSQNQLHIHIDCMRADVTDAFAPHRGDPPDTWRPVTLDGQHYRVMRVTSLVDRSNPFRVVQRSLGPQQQMSDQTILVTGAGPDAAHDGWLIVHSGLDVDGGSGTAEGLLDHACKVARAS
- a CDS encoding acetyl-CoA carboxylase biotin carboxylase subunit — its product is MFDKILIANRGEIACRVAATCRWLGVKSVAVYSDADANAKHVAACDEAVHIGGASAADSYLRIERIIDAARATGAQAIHPGYGFLSENEDFAHACDEAGIVFIGPPVSAIAAMGSKAAAKALMHAAAVPLVPGYHGDDQDPALLQREADRIGYPVLLKASAGGGGKGMRVVERSGDFAAALASCKREAASSFGNDRVLIEKYLTRPRHVEVQVFADKHGGAVYLFDRDCSVQRRHQKVLEEAPAPGLAGEVRRAMGEAAVAAARAVDYVGAGTVEFIMTGADFYFMEMNTRLQVEHPVTEMVTGLDLVEWQLRVAGGEPLPLAQADLKVNGHALEARIYAESPARGFLPSTGTLKHLRMPEGVEFATGASVRIDSGVREGDTITPFYDPMIAKLIVHGATRADALATMQRALEACEIVGPQTNVEFLQRLVTSEPFATADLDTGLIERHHDALFAPRDKPLREALALACAALLRRERGAARGASPWDGLAHWRLNGGYTQSFVWRDLDGDALLSARFAHDGRAQTLASGAADAEPFAWWLGGGEREYGVTLGNSRVTGRVFIDGDVFHVFCLGAAFAFEWQDLLAHAADAEHGEGRLTAPMPGKVIAVLVKPGAVVEKGAPLIVMEAMKMEHTIGAPSAGKVTEVLYAVGDQVADGAQLLVLEAE
- a CDS encoding nucleoside recognition domain-containing protein; the protein is MHLTDLPKGSAAVVQTVADTHASDPIAPLGFDWQISLAPIPAFAARETAVAALATVYSVAGDEADIAGPGHTLASNFPLASALSLRVWFAFAPQCMSTLAVIRRETRPWRNVAISFGYRFVVAYVAALVTDQVARHFT
- a CDS encoding enoyl-CoA hydratase/isomerase family protein codes for the protein MHYDTLTVAVAGHVATVTLNRPDVRNAFNETMIAELTAAFDALSTRDDVRAVVLAANGKAFCAGADLNWMKKMAGYSDDENRADAMRLARMLSAVYRCTKPVVARVHGDAYAGGMGLVCAADVVVAADSAHFCLSEARLGLMPATIAPYVIRALGEQASRRYFVTAEAFDCATAERLGLVSERVSADQLDATVQRIADALCANSPNAVRECKRLVQDVAGRTIDAALIEDTANRIANIRASDEGREGVGSFLDKRTPSWRA
- a CDS encoding carboxyl transferase domain-containing protein; translated protein: MPIIESKLNPRSDEFRANAAALDALVADLRDKVQRLALGGGEAARDKHVSRGKLLPRERIAQLLDPGSPFLELSQLAAYGMYNDDAPGAGIITGIGRIAGQECVIVCNDATVKGGTYYPVTVKKHVRAQEIAEENRLPCVYLVDSGGANLPNQDEVFPDRDHFGRIFYNQANLSAQGIPQIAVVMGSCTAGGAYVPAMSDESIIVKNQGTIFLGGPPLVKAATGEEVSAEDLGGGDVHTRLSGVADHLAQNDAHALSIARSIVGNLNRAKTPPLALRDPLPPRYDAGSLYGVIPADTRKPFDVREVIARIVDDSAFDEFKARYGTTLVTGFAHIWGHPVGIVANNGILFSESALKGAHFIELCCQRKIPLVFLQNITGFMVGRKYENEGIARNGAKMVTAVATAKVPKFTVIIGGSFGAGNYGMCGRAYSPRFLWMWPNARISVMGGEQAASVLATVKRDGIEAKGGAWSADEEAAFKQPIRDQYERQGHPYYASARLWDDGVIDPAQTRDVLGLGLSATMNAPIEDTRFGVFRM